GTAGGAAGAAATCATTTGGAGTATTGGAGTGTAGCACTTCCGGGGCGGAGGCAAGAAACTTCTATGAAAGTCTTATTTCTTCTGAAGGTAAAACATCAACTTCTAGAAGACTTACTCGGAAACGCAAAATAGCCATACCTTCGTCAAATCGAGAGTCTCTTGTTACTAGTTCTCAAGATGGACCTACCAGAACTGTACCAACAGAAAGAGCTATCAGTTTTGGCCATCAGCTACTTAAATGTTCTCAAGAAGGAGACCTTAAAGGGGTTCAGAAGTTGGTGGAAAAAGAGAAATGTGACATCAATTTTTCAGACAATTTCTTTTGGACAGCGTTAATGTGTGCTGCATATGGAGGACGAAAGGATGTAGTGAACTATTTGCTGAAGAATGGAGCAGCCTGGGTTGGAGTGTGTGATACCCAGGGTAAGGATGCTTTGATCTTAGCAGAAGAATCGGGGCACGGTGACATTGTTCAGCTTCTGCAACATTCTCTAAGTGGTCTTTACCAGGAGACTGCACCAAGGTTGGTCTTTGTCATTGGATGTATTTGTTATGAGAGTGATTAAATTGCAGTCCTATGTGCCATAGAGTCTTAAAAACTAGATTGTGAAGGAataggttgtttttttaaaggaccactctagtgccaggaaaacatactcgttttcctggcactagagtgccctgagggtgcccccaccctcagggacccactcccgccgggctctggggggaggaaggggttaaacttacctctttctccagcgctgggcggggagctttcctcctcctctccttcttccttgcgacgtcatcggctgaatacgcatgcgcggcagaAGCCGCGCTcgtattcagccggtcgcataggatagcatttacaatgctttcctatggacgcttgcgtgctctcactgtgattttcacagtgagaagcacgcaagcgcttctagtggctgtcaatgagacagccactaaaggatttggaggctggattaaccctcagtataaacatagcagtttctctgaaactgctatgtttataaaaaaaaaaaagggttaatcctagagggacctggcacccagaccacctcattaagctgaagtggtctgggtgcctagagtggtcctttaatgtagtgcAACATGAAAAACCAGTGAAATTATCTAGTGCATTTTATTGTTAATTGCTCCCTTTTATAAATCTCCTCCTTAGTGTCTTTAATTAACAGGAAATGGTCAGAAAAAAACGAGACGGATGTTGGAGAGACAGAatatagttaaccccttaaggaccaaacttttggaataaaaggggatcatgacatgtcaggcatgtcatgtgtccttaaggggttaaagaaaaaatatgtcgAATTAAATGTCATAAGTAATCTTCTGTAAACCGAAGAATCTTCTagagaatattttaaatatttaatgttttttttcttctttcttcaggAGAAGAAGTATGGAGAAGAAATATTGTGAATTGTGTAAGACCCATTACCAAGAAGACACCATCGAAACTCACGAACGTTCCACCGTCCATCTCTTTAACAAGAGGAAGAAACTGCCTCCTACTTACTACGCTATCCCAGAAAATAACGTGGGATTTAAAATGATGCTGAAAGAAGGCTGGAATCGAGAGTCAGGGCTGGGGCCAAGCGGTACGGGGAGGAAATTTCCTGTTCAGACTGTTCTCAAGAGAGATCAAAAAGGACTTGGCTTTCAAACAAACCAGAAAGCCAAAGTCACCCACTTCCCAGCCAATGACACCCTGGCAGTCTCTCGGCCAGAGACTAAGCCTAGTAGGATAGAACGAGTGTCCACAgtcagcaagaaagaggaaagaAGGAAGGAAGAAAGAGAGAAAACTTGGGAGCGGAATCTGAGGACTTATATGAACATAGACATCTAGTTTTACTGAACAGAGTCCTACAAGACACCTCTCCAGCTTATGTTATTTTCTGCCTCAATAAATAGACTGATTAAATGTTGGTTGTCTTTTAATAGGTCATGTACTCtgtgctacaaatatatttatatggaaTGAGACAAGTCTACCAGCGCGAACTGATGTGATGCCAGATGTTTTAAGAACCTGATATTTAAATCATTATGCCTTAAATGTTTCAAAGCTGCTAAAGGCCTTCTTGAAGATGGGATCTTCAGACCTCCTTTCTCTGACCAGGTTTAATCGCCTTGTAACTAGAATAATCAAATGACAATTGGAAGAGTTTGTCCAGACGTCATGACAGTGGTTATCTTAAGGGCCAGCTGTCACTTCtttggaatttacaccattgaataaagcaTTAGAAATCACATATAGCTTGTGTTATTATTGTTTTCATGTAATGCTCCATTTTCTTCcaaatttatattaaagtttATCAAAGGACATCATATTCCAATTTAGGCAAGGTAAAGCCAGGGCAAACAGTGGAAATGATAGGAAGAAATACAGACgtggtttaatttctcctcttctctgtgtgctttctctatgctgactgtccGGTTTCCAAATTGGCCAGATAATACAacattgattgacagggagctaagatgaaggCGCCCATTTGCAGGATAAAGAATTGCGGATGTtttcatttaattatatttttaacacCTCACAAGATTGTTTAATAGAGGGGATGAGTAAACATATTACAAATCTTGGGCGGGACAGTTCTACTTTAATTATCTTGTTTATCGAGTGAGTCTTGGTTTCCTTGACGTGCTGTCTCGGACCCTACAAGCCTGCTGTGTATTGTGGGTAAGCTAAGTGTGCCTTTCAGAGCGTGTT
This DNA window, taken from Pelobates fuscus isolate aPelFus1 chromosome 9, aPelFus1.pri, whole genome shotgun sequence, encodes the following:
- the GPANK1 gene encoding G patch domain and ankyrin repeat-containing protein 1 codes for the protein MNHPRLITFTRAREKSDFWENGERSRKKSFGVLECSTSGAEARNFYESLISSEGKTSTSRRLTRKRKIAIPSSNRESLVTSSQDGPTRTVPTERAISFGHQLLKCSQEGDLKGVQKLVEKEKCDINFSDNFFWTALMCAAYGGRKDVVNYLLKNGAAWVGVCDTQGKDALILAEESGHGDIVQLLQHSLSGLYQETAPRRRSMEKKYCELCKTHYQEDTIETHERSTVHLFNKRKKLPPTYYAIPENNVGFKMMLKEGWNRESGLGPSGTGRKFPVQTVLKRDQKGLGFQTNQKAKVTHFPANDTLAVSRPETKPSRIERVSTVSKKEERRKEEREKTWERNLRTYMNIDI